A stretch of DNA from Montipora foliosa isolate CH-2021 chromosome 4, ASM3666993v2, whole genome shotgun sequence:
ctgggcgtgggttaagcaaattttgacccctaaaagagaccgcttaaaacacacacacaaatacgacatacaatgagttttaatgatataaagacataatcgtcgaatgcttttatctaaaagtagtttttaaaagcaaaatttgacttctgtttctcttcgcgtaattctatGTTTCTTTGCGGAACCCTAAAcaagaccttggcggcttaaaatattggcgctttgcccggaacaccctaagcgagaccaaaatccaaaatttacacccctaagcgagacgaagagcatccccgtctgtttcatatgggagtttcccgcccccccccccccccccgggaaacTTTTTGCTaagttgttgattattggagcagcgacctctagtcttgacctgtggaatgtgacctgtatttaacagacctgccttcattgcagctgtcacacgagtcaacagcgctacatacaactgctaaatcaaccacataAATAGTCTATAAACCCCGTtgaacaattttataatttgtaacacaatctgacatggtgaaaacattgaacaacagtaacaatactcgcgtcagggaattacaattgtgagacgccaaaatgaaccaaaacgtaaaggtacgtacgaaataaagtcacttaattaccgttacgtctttcaaacaccattatatccttctatatatagagcgatcgctatgccagaggtcgtgaaaagccaacgtagcTTTAATTGGAGtcgaggcctgatgtagatcaccgtgcaacgtgaaaaaactgcgaattatttttgactgttatgcttgttaatttgcggcTGCTTCTTAGGcaacagctacaattttgaaaatgatttaaacacgaattctgttctCCTTTtggctctcctcactagccgccatctttctttcgacattaaaccaattagagttcatgtgagaaaagtaccaatcagcgatctttttagttcactgtgcGCCAGGGTCTtttcaagacccgccgccatattgaaagtcgagaagaccctgggaacgaggttggatttCGAGCACACTAGCTCGATTGGAAAGAGGCTTTATATTCCCTCTGATTTATGTTTATACTTAGTGAATATATTTGAATATATTTACGTATTTTTCCTTAATTATGGCACGATGGCCGATTTTGTCAAGACAATTAACAAGATAGTTGTTTGGCACGCTCGCCGTGActgttaaatttgtaattttgaaCACACCGGCTCGATAAAAAGAGGCGCCCTCTGATTGAGTTTATAGTGATTCTGTCCAagtggttttgtttttctgtttcttaAATGGCACGCTGGCCGACCTTGTCAACGCAATTGACTGTTTTGCAAGCTAGCCGACACTGTGGCACTACCGCTCGCCGTTTTCGAGCTGATCTCGATGCCTCGCTGGGCGATGTTTTCAGCCTGCTAGCTGCTAGATTTGTGACACTCTGGTTCCCAAAAACACTAAACTAAAGTACGTGCAAGAAGACTACGCTCACGAGTGTATAATATCAATATTTCCACTCACCTTTTCCTGCCTGCTTTACACCTTCACAAGCCAACAAGAGTACGCCAGAATACGCCAGAAAATGATCGACCATGAGGTCATCTTGTCACCGATCATGATACTCCTGATGTGATTGGTTTAGATTAAAAGATCCCGCGATCCCATTGGCTAACTCGAAAACAATCACCGATGATGTCACTCTTACATTACCTTATATTACCTTATGCTGAATTTCAATTCGAGAAATCTCTTCCCTGTACGTACCAAAATCAACTCGTGCACACGGCTTTATAATGCTGCCGCCTCGTCACCCTCGCGTCCTCGCGAGGgtgactcgttggcaataaaaGATTAAAAACCATAATAACAGAACAATGCAGATACCGTTTCGAAAAATGTTACCACATCACTGATTCTCAAATCGTTCACTCCATGATCCAAAAAGAATCCTATGGATTCAATACCTTTGCCGCAGTGCGGATAGGAGAAATCCAAGAGGGAACCAATACGAAAGACTGGTACTGGACCGCAAGCGAATTTAACATAGCTGATTTGTTAACAAGAGGAAGTAAACCAAACGATATCAACATAAACAGTGCATGGCAAATGGGCCCGAACTTCCTTCAACTACACGAATCTGAATGGCCAATTACGAATACATACTCGGAACAAAAGGTTCCCATCAATACGATTAAACTGGAGCTATCTTCACCAGCTGTTCAAACTAACACAGAAGATACACTCGCGTCGAGGATAAACATCGAGAAATATTCAGATTACAAAAAATTGCTACGAATTACAGCCCGAATTTTGGCCATGTACAAGAAAGAACTGAAGCCAACATTGAAAAATGCAACACGAACGCTAACAGCAGATGACGTCAACAAGTCCGAACGTTTCTGGATTCTGGAATCACAAACTTTGATGCAAAAGGATATCCAATCGGGTAAATACAAGCGGCTCTGCCCTCGCAAACGAGACGACGGAATTTACGTTGTAGGGGGACGTGCTAGAGGATGGGTGGAAATGAGTTATAATAAAAGCGAAATCGTCTTACTACCATATGAGCATAGATTCTCACGTCTATATGCCGAACACATACATTACCGAGGTCATCTGGGAGTGCTATCAACTGCAAGCAAAATACGAGCAAAATTCTGGATCGtcaaattgctgaaattggTGAAATCCATCAGAACAAACTGTGTAATATGCAAGAAACTGGATAAAAAACTGACTGCACAAATCATGGGAAAACTCCCTGTTGAAAGATTAAAACCTGCCCCGGCATGGACCTACACAGCACTAGATCTATTTGGACCATTTAAGATAAAAGATGAAGTTAAAAAACGAGCCACTGGAAAAGCATATGGGGTTATTTTCAACCGCCTCGGTACAAGAGCTGTCCACATAGATATTTCACCAGACTATAGTACCGACAAATTCTTAATGGTACTCCGCAGATTCGTATCTATAACAGGCTATCCGTGCAAAATCTACTCAGACAATGGTTCCCAATTAGTAGAAGCAAGTGAGGAATTAAAGAAGATGGTAAAAAATTTAGACCAACAGAGTTTACAGGAGTATGGATGCATGGAAGGATTTCAATGGGTGTTCTCTTCAGCAGACGCACCTTGGCAAAACGGTGTCTCAGAAGCGTTGATAAAATCAACGAAGAGAGCCATAACAGCAGCCATCGGTGAAAGCATTCTGACATTTTCTGAGTTACAAACTGTGTGTTATGAGACTGCAAACTTACTTAATGAGAGACCGATTGAACGACATCCAACTTCCCCGGATGATAAGTACTTGTGCCCTAACGATCCTCTCCTGGGACGATCCACATCTAAAATGCCTAGTGGACCATTTGCATACACAGCTGATCCACGCCGTCGATTTGAATTCGTTCAAATGGTTACAGACAACTTTTGGAGGAAATGGATAAGAGATTATTTTCCAAGCCTGTTAATACAACAAAAATGGCATACTGCACATACAAACTTAAAAGAAGGAGACGTTTTTATCTAGGATTTCAATCTAATCAGAAGCCAATGGAAACTGGGAAAAGTATCAAAGACATTCGAAGGACGGCAAAGTACGCAAAGTTCAAGTACAGTACAAAAACCCAAAACCTGGAGAACCGGTATTGCAATACAGCGGAAGTGGTTACGTCACAATTGAGAGACCAGTTAACAAAGTGGTCGTTCTGTTACCCAATGATGAACACAGCCCATCTGCGTAATAACTTGAGCAACACTCTATTACTGTAAACGAAAATATTGGCTTAACTCGTCTTTGGTGGGGGGAGTGTATCGTCATTGATTATAATTTCACATGAATACGCGCACACCACGTGACAAACGATAATTACCTAATTACTAATTGACACAGAAACAACTGTGATAAGACAGCATCTGAAGGCCATCGGATTTCGGACTACATACCACCTACTACATATTGTATTGACTGACCACTGCTTCAATTATGCGCTACACTTCTGCTACCAAACGGAATAAAGTTGTTTGAAACCGATCGCTTATTGAATATTGGTATACACCGATACATTCGAAATCCGTGAGAATCCTCCAGGAATGGCAGAAGAGGCGTAGAGAGAGGAGGCGAAGCGAATTAGGACATCAGCCAAGGCAAGATTCACGAGGAAACGAAATGAATTCTTTAAGTCCGTCGATGAAAACTAAGGTATGGAAGCAGTTAAAAGAACCTTTGCGGTCTTACATGACGCTTGGAATATCGTCGAAGGTAAGCATGATATTTACATGATACACTTAGCTGAAGACGAAATAGAGCAGAACGGAGCATGGATAAACGAATTGCAAGAATTCTTCGAAGAAGCAGCGACTACTCACACGCATTACGTCAACGACCACACCTTACACGAGCAGAAACGAGTGGAAGAATTTCACAAACAGGAATCAATGAGACTGGAACAAGAAAAACTCAGACGACTATTGGAACAATTTAGGATAAAAAAGAAGTCCATGAAAACTATCTTTGACACATTAGTGAAACACGCATACGATGCAATGGCATCCCAAAATGCTCCCGAAGCTTTGCGCAAAACCGAAAGAGATTTAGATATCGCGCTCGCGGATTGTAAGGCATTACATAACACAATGCTCGAGCTACTTGACAACGAAGACGTTGAAAAGGAAATCGAATGGATTCGAAACATGCACGCGCGCCATCAAGAGATCAGTAGCCGCATCGAAGCATTTATCTCGGTTAAAATAAACGATACCAAGGCAAAAGACAAAAGCAATCCGCTACAACTCGAAAAAATCAAGATGCGGTCATTTCACGGAAACGTAAGAAATTATCCACAAttcaaaacagattttgaaAACAAGTCATGCCGTCAATTAATGCCGAGAACGCACCATATGTTCTCGGATCATGTCTTGGAAAGGAACCAGCCGATACGGTAAAAGCGTCGATGATGATATTACTGCGATGTGGAAGAGACTGGACGAAAAATACGGCGATCCTGCAAAGGTTGCTGACGTCGTAATGTGCGCCATTCAAAACATAAAACCTATCAGAGAAggcgaaaacaaaaaattcgtCGAATTTATCAATGTCATCGACGACGGTCACAGAGACTTGAGAAGATTAGGTCTAGACAAAGAAATAACCACAACCAGTTCTGTTAGCATAATAGCAAGAAAATTGCCAAATGATATTAAAAGAGAATGGGCGAAACTGGTAAGCTCCGAACACAATCCCATCGATAAAAGAGACAAGTTTCCAAGTCTGTTAAGATTTCTCCTTGAGCAAAAACAAGCAATAGAATACGAGAACGCAGAACTACGCTCAAACAGCAACTTTCCAGTAAGGGGTTCACTTCATTATCTAGAGAAAAAGGATGACAAAGTCGCCATCCCAGAAGGACAAGGTACATCCCGCTATAAGCGAAACAAATGCCTATACCATGAAGGTGCTAATCACTGGACTAATGAATGCAGGCTTTATCTCTCAAAACCAATGCAAGAAAGGCGTGACACATTAAAGGAAAGGGGAGCATGCTGGTCCTGCTTAAAACGGGGTCACAGAACTCAAGACTGTAGAGGCAAGAAACCATGTGGCGTTAACGACTGCAATAGGTTTCACCACAAAACACTACATAAAGAAGAACAGGCATTAGTGCAGGGAACTTTTCTTT
This window harbors:
- the LOC137999459 gene encoding uncharacterized protein; the encoded protein is MIQKESYGFNTFAAVRIGEIQEGTNTKDWYWTASEFNIADLLTRGSKPNDININSAWQMGPNFLQLHESEWPITNTYSEQKVPINTIKLELSSPAVQTNTEDTLASRINIEKYSDYKKLLRITARILAMYKKELKPTLKNATRTLTADDVNKSERFWILESQTLMQKDIQSGKYKRLCPRKRDDGIYVVGGRARGWVEMSYNKSEIVLLPYEHRFSRLYAEHIHYRGHLGVLSTASKIRAKFWIVKLLKLVKSIRTNCVICKKLDKKLTAQIMGKLPVERLKPAPAWTYTALDLFGPFKIKDEVKKRATGKAYGVIFNRLGTRAVHIDISPDYSTDKFLMVLRRFVSITGYPCKIYSDNGSQLVEASEELKKMVKNLDQQSLQEYGCMEGFQWVFSSADAPWQNGVSEALIKSTKRAITAAIGESILTFSELQTVCYETANLLNERPIERHPTSPDDKYLCPNDPLLGRSTSKMPSGPFAYTADPRRRFEFVQMVTDNFWRKWIRDYFPSLLIQQKWHTAHTNLKEGDVFI